AACAGGAATCTGAAGCCGTATGAGAAACATGAATGTCTTTGATATGTATCGCACTCGCACTATCAGCGTCACTTCAGGAAAGGGCGGCGTGGGTAAAACAACTCTCGTTGCCAATCTGGCATTGAGCCTGGCGCAAAAAGGCAAAAAGGTTTTGATTCTGGACGGGGATCTGGGCATGGCCAACGTAGATATTCTTTTCGGCGTAAAAACGTGTGGAAATGTTCACGATATTATCTCTGGCCGAAAAGAAATGAAAGACATCCTGACGGAAGTTTCTAAAGATGTCTTTTTGATTCCCGGCGGAAGCGGCGTTGTTGAATTCAACAATATGAATCACTTCGAGCGTCGTGCGATGGTAGAGGCTGTCAGTTCTTTGCCGTTGGGATTCGACTATTTATTGATTGATACAGCTCCGGGCATTGCCGAGAACGTTTTGTTCCTTAACTCCGCGGCGCAAACAGTTTCTGTAGTGATTACTCCCGACCCTGCCAGTTTCGCGGATGCTTACGCTTTAATCAAAGTTCTTAATAAGCAATATAAAGTGAATCGTTTCTCCATCATTTGCAATCAGGTGAAAGACGAAGCGGAAGGTTTGAGTCTTTATCAGCGTTTTAATGACGTCGTAAACAAATTCTTGTACATCGGTTTGGATTACTGGGGATCGGTCCCCAATGACGTGGTTCTTCGCAAGGCCAATCAAATGCAGCGTCTCATCGTGAGACATGATATCGGCGCGGAATCGTCCAAGGCGATTCGTCAAATTTGTAATCATGTCGAGAAATCTTCAAAGCAAATAGAAACGACCGGCGGCATGCAAATGTTCTGGGATCAGGTCGTTGGATTTGCCTAGTAGAATTGGACTTTCAGCGTAAGCACCTGTTTGTTAACATAGTGTCTAAGAGGGAAAAATATGGGGAAAAATGCGGCATTGTTGAAGAAGTACAAAGAAGAGCCACGTAAGCTTGCTGCCAATCAAAAAGATGATCTAATTAAAGAATACGCGCCCTTGATCAAATTCATTGCTCAAAAAATCGCGGTTCGTCTTCCCTCTAATATCGAACTTGACGATTTGATTTCTGCAGGTGTGATCGGTTTGATGGATGCCATCGAAAAATACGATTCCACACGCGATAACAAATTCAAAACATACGCTGAATTCCGCATCCGTGGTGCTATTCTTGATGAACTCAGAGCGCAAGACTGGGTGCCGCGTTCTATTCGTGATAAAGCAAAACTTCTTGATAAAACAATGGTGCAATTGGAAGCGGACTTAGGCCGTTCACCAACCGACGAAGAAGTGGCAAAAGCATTGAATGTCAGCATCGACGAATTCCATGACCTTGTGAACCAAGTTCGTCCTGTCAGCCTTCTGCCTATTGATCAGGCGACAACGTTCAGCAACACTGACAAAAAATCCATCATGGATATTTTGGAAGGTTCGCGCACAAACAGTCCGTTTAATCAATTGAATGTAAAGAACATTAAAGAGGTCGTTGCGCAAGCGATCGAAGAACTTCCGGAAAGACAACGTTTGGTTCTTTCTCTTTATTACTATGAAGATCTAAATCTTAAAGAGATCGGACAAGTTCTACGTGTGACAGAGTCACGCGTATCTCAGCTTCATGCTCAGGCCGTTGCACGCCTTCGTGCAAAACTTGCGGCAACAATTGGCGCCGGTGAACTAGAAGTCGCTTAAGAAAAAGGTACCTGGTGCCTTTTTTCCCAAGAATAAAAAGGACGCCTCAAGCGTCCTTTTTTTATTTCATTTTCTCGCGGAAATATTTTTCGACAAGCAGAGTGAACTCGGTGCTGTCAGCGTGTTTGTTGAACTCTTCCATAATTTTTTGATTGGCTGGATCTGTTTTAAAAGCGGCGCCATAATGATTCATCATCACAATCTTGGGATTGATTTGTAAACTGTCGGCGACTTGCTTAACTCGAGGATCCGCGGCAGCCAGAAACTTGAAAACGCCGGCATCAATAAAAATATAATCCACACGTTTGTTCGCCAGTTTCAAAACGTTGAGGGCATCGTTCGGGGCCGTTTCCAGATTCAGTTTTTTCTGTTTGTGCACAGTTCTTAGAAGCGAACGAATTGTATAACCATTGACGTTGCCGCCTTTGTATTTGGCAAGATCCTCCGGCTTTTCCCAATGGATAGGTTTGTCCTTTCTTTCAACGATCACCCAAGGCGTGTCATAAACAGTTTTGGAAAGAACCATTCCGCGCAGAAAATCATCATCTTTAAACGAAGGGAAAAATCCAGTGACACTCGGATCGAATCCGACCGTACGAGTTCGCATGATAGGAACAAAGCGCACTTTGAAGTTATAGCCGAGTTTCTTAAATGTCTCTTTCATCGCGTAAGTCGCAGCTCCTTGTTCGGGCATGCTTTCGCTCATGAACGGTGGAATCTCCATAGTTATAAAAGTAATGTCTTTAAGTGGTGTCTCAGTTGTGGTCGATGTTTCTGCAAAGCTAAGAAGAGTATGGAGAACGATAAGTATTAGAACCCATATTGCTTTCATAAGACTTTTATCGGTCTTTCAGAGAGCTCAGTCAATACACTGCAGCCTTACTATTTAGTAATATGCCCTCGAGAACTCTAAGGAGAATATTTCGATTTGAGATCGCGAAGAGCGACCATAAACGGCTCCATCCCAGGAAAAGGCGAAATTTTTCCAAGTTTTTTGCCTTGATAAAAAAAGAGAAAAGTCGGAATTCCGTGCAGCCCAAAACGAGTCGCAAGATCGAAATCCTCATAGGTATTTACATGGAACCATTTAAAACGCAATGCTGTTACAAGCTCCACATCTTGAAAAAGCATCTTTTTCGCGACTTCGCAATTCGGGCAATCGTGACCCCAGAAAAAAACGGCGACAAGGTCATTAGCATTTTCAGAAAGACGCTGATCGAATGTCGCGGGACGAAGCTGCTCCATGTTCATTGCAGAGAACAGGGGATGACTCATTACTTGTCATCCTCTTCCATTTTGGCTTTGATCTTTTTCATCACGCGAACTTCCATCTGGCGAACGGCTTCGCGAGTGATTTTATATTTCTCGCCGATCTCTTGCAGGGTCAGAGGATCGTCATTCAAGATGCGCTCATCAAGAATGATTTTTTCGCGCTCGGAAAGCTCAGGGCGGATTTCTTCAATTTTCTTTTTAAGAATTTCGAGCTGCTCTTCTTTCGCAAGCACTTCATCCAAAGGCTGTTGCGAAGAATCGCGCTGCATGTCTCCCAAGCTTGTTCCTGAATCTTCATCAATAGGACGGTCTAAGCTCAGATCGCGGCCTGACATACGCATCGCCATATCGCGAACTTCATCTTCGGGAATTCCCAAACGGCTGCTGATTAAAGCGGTGTTGGGTTCAATACCCATGGCGTCCAACGCCTCTTTTTCTTTTTGCAATTGATAGAACAGTTTTCTTTGATTTTGAGTCGTACCAATACGCACCATTGAGTACTGACGCATCAGAAACTCTTGAATGTAACCGCGAATCCACCATACCGCATACGTGATAAGGCGGGCTCCTTTGTAAGGATTGAACTCGCGAACCGCATGCATCAACCCGACGTTGCCCTCTTGAATGAGATCGATCATTTTTGCGCCGAATTTAGAATACTCCGCCGCAATCTTGACGACGAAACGCAAGTTGGCTTTGACTAAAGCTTGCGCGGCCTCAGGATCTTTGGATTCAAAATAGCGTTTTGCAATGGCCGTCTCTTCCTCTTTCGAAAGAACTTTATAGCGACGAATTTCGTTCAAATACATCACTAATGGATCGGCCGAAGTAATCGCTTTTGAAGAGCCCGCAATGGCGAGCGATTTCGAGTCTTCCAGCGACTCATTAATATCTAAATCTTCGTCGGCGTTAGAAACGGCATAGGCTTTTTCGGCTTCCGTAGAGGGGTGAACGTCCTCGTGGTGAGGATCTTCAACGATCTCGGCGACGACGTTTCTAGGCTCCACCTTTTTTTTGGCTCCGCGAGTAGACGCGGCCTTGGAAGAAGCGGGCTCCGCTTTTTCTTTGCTCGTCTTACTTTTCGGGGTGGAGGTCTTTGCCTTGGTTTTTGCCATGAGAGTTCTAGGCTAGATACTTAGCCAATTTCCTTTGCAAGGTCTCTTGGACTTTACCTTTGAACGGCGTGAGCATCAACGGCAGATCCACCGTGACAGAGACTTTGCAACCCGTGCCAGAGGAAACAACGGCCATATCGGCCTTAAATTGCGAACCTTTTAGCGCCGCACTTTTCGCGGACTCGTTAAAAGAGCACTGAATCTTTGGGTCGAAGCGTCGAATATCCTGATCGTTTGAAAGGAATTCTTTAATTTTCTGGTAAGCCTCTTCCACATTCTGAGTGCTTTGGTGATCGATTGTAAATTTCGGCATTGTAACATCCTTTGTTAACGTCTTTCGAGTATAGCTGCGATCCGGCCGTTGAAAAAGACCCATCCGACTGCGTTGGTTCGGGCTCCTGCCCTCAACCCTTCGGGCTATCGCTCAAAAATAGCATCCTGCTATTTTTGTGTCAGCTAAGGAATGGCGCCTGGATCTTTTTGAACGGCCTTTATAGAGGTAATTACGGATCCATTAGGGACGGTTTTGGAAAGGATAAAAAGATGCGTTTTGACTGTGTAGGCACAATATGTCAACCTGGGGCCTCTGAAGTATTCCCTTCACAAAAAGGTACACCTATGAAGTTTGTAAAAGAGCTAAAACGAACAAATTATTGCGGAAGTCTAGGTCTTCCCCAAGTAGGACAGAAAGTTGTCCTTATGGGGTGGGTGGATGTTCGCCGAGATCACGGCAGCTTGGTTTTCATTGATCTGCGTGACCGTGAAGGGATTGTGCAAGTCGTTTTGGATCCTAATAAAGCAGAAACTTCGGCGGCAAAAAACTTGCGTGGTGAATTTGTTTTGGCTGTCGAAGGTGTTGTTCGTGCCCGTCCTGAAGGTATGAAAAACGCAAAAATCAAAACAGGTGAGGTCGAAATCGAAGCCACTCGTTGCGAGATTTTGAATGAATCTGCCGTGCCTCCTTTCCAAACGGATGATGACAACGTCAACGAGATGTTGCGTTTGAAGTATCGTTACTTGGATTTGCGTTCACCGCGTTTGACTCGTCATTTGATGGTTCGTCATAAAGTGGCACAACTCGTTCGTCGTTTCCTTTCAGAGAACGGCTTCATCGAAGTTGAAACACCGATCCTTTATAAATCGACTCCGGAAGGCGCGCGTGATTACCTTGTTCCTTCGCGTGTGAACCCAGGACACTTCTATGCTTTGCCGCAATCACCGCAAACATTGAAACAGCTTTTGATGATTTCCGGCTACGACCGTTACTTCCAAATCGCGCGTTGCTTCCGCGACGAGGACTTGCGTGCGGACCGCCAGCCTGAGTTCTCTCAGATCGACATGGAAATGTCTTTCATTGATCAAGAAGATATCATGCAGATGAATGAAAAACTTTTGCGCACGATCTGGAAAGAGATCAAAGGCGTCGATGTGGGCGACATTCCTCGTATGACATATCAAGAGGCCATGGACCGTTATGGTATTGATAAACCAGATACGCGTTTCGGCATGGAGATCAAAGATCTGAAAGCCGTGGTCACAGGTTCTGGCTTTAAAGTTTTCGACGACGTTTTATCGCGTGGTGGAATCGTGCGTGGTATCGCGGTTCCTAAAGGCGGCACGTTCTCTCGCGGTCAATTCGATAAATTGACGGAAGTTGCGAAACGGGGCGGAGCAAAAGGTCTTGTCTGGATCAAGTCCGAAGCAGATGGCACGTACTCGTCTCCGGTTTCGAAATTCTTCAACAACGAAAAGTTGGCGGAGATTTTCAAAACCGTCGGTGCACAATCTGGCGATGCGGCTTTGGTCGTTGCGGATGAGTTTGATACGGCTTGTGCTTCGCTTTCGACTTTGCGTTTGCACTTAGGTAAAGAGTTGAATTTGATCGATACATCCAAAGATAAATTCTTGTGGGTGATCGACTTCCCACTTCTTGAGTACTCTCCGGATGAAAAGCGCTGGGTCGCTCGTCACCATCCGTTTACGTCTCCTAAGGACGAGTTCGCACAAGATCTTTTGAACAACAACGAAGCCGTTTTAGGCAAGATGTTGGCAAAAGCGTACGACCTTGTTTGTAACGGTTACGAAATGGGTGGCGGAAGTATTCGTATCTATCGTAACGAGATTCAACAAGCGATGTTCCGTCTTTTGGGTATGAGCCCGGAAGAAACTCAGCACAAGTTTGGTTTCTTCTTGGAAGCTTTGAAATACGGAACACCTCCGCATGGTGGTATCGCATGGGGTATGGACCGTCTTGTGATGTTACTTTGTGAGACGGATGCGATTCGTGAAGTGATTGCATTCCCGAAAACGGCGAAAGCGACAGACCTGATGGCGGATTGCCCAAGTGAAGTCAGCCGTGATCAGTTGGCGGAAGTCGGTGTTCGACTCAGCAACTTGGCGGAAAAACATCTCGAAGATTTAAAGAAGTCCTAGTGTGAAGGTTCCACGGTGATGGAGCCTTCTTCTGAAGTCACTTTGATGTGACCGACTTGATCAGGCGAAACGCCGGGCGCGGCTTTCGCCACCAAAGTGTTGTCAATTTTCCCGGAAACAGTTTGCAAGTCCAACTCATAGAGCTCTTGTTCGGGCAGACTCAGCTTGATATTGCCTGAGCGGGTGCTAATCAAGATGTGTCCTTTAAACGATGATGGCAAATAAACATGTGCTTTTAGTTTCGCATTGGAATCTTGCGTGACCTCTTGGCCGTTCACGTTCATTTGAATCCAGTGGCTTGCGAGAGGTTCTTGAAAACGAATATTCACAGACTCGCTATCAGCCGTTTGTAGAATGAAAGGACCTTGCTCAAAGCGCGGAACTTTTCCTTCCAAGAGGACTTTCAAAGTGGGACCGTTGTGTGTCTGGACGTCGATTTCGACGTTGCGGGTTTCAAAACCAAGCTTGGAAATACCTTGAAGAAAAAATTCTCCATTTTCTTCATATTTCTGACCCTGCATCAGTTTGTCCGTCACGGAATGGAAAGCATTGAAAACGGAGTCGGGGTTGTTAAAGACGTATCCCATAATAAGGATCAGTCCTCCCGTGAGGACGAAAAATAAAGCGCCTATACCGAACAGAATTTTCTTAAACATGACAGCACTCCGGTTCTTAGTATTACCACTATTTTGAAGAATGCGCTTCTTTTGTTTTTGAGTTATTCTGGTGCCTGTTGAGCGAGGAAAGACATGCAACGAATTCTGCCAGAAACAGCGCTTGAAATGAAAATGATGTGCCTGGGTGCCGCTTTTATTGAAGAAAATCAAGTTCTTGATGAGCTGTTTCAAGTGGTAGGGTCCGACTTGATAGACGGTCAGGAGCTTTCCGAAGAACAGCGCGAGCAGATTCTTAATGAAATAGGCGAGTACTTTTTCAGACTCGATATGAACTACGGTCCAGATATCAAAGCCGACTGCATCGAAATTCTCGAAGATTTCTGGGGCGTGCGCGATACCAAATCCGCAGAGCAGACTTTGGAAAATATTCGCACTCAAGGTCATCGCACAAAGTTCAATGTTTTGCGATCCGTTCTTCCTGCAGATGGAAGCATGGACGCCGTTTCTCTTGATAAATTTAAGCAGATTTTCTGTTTTGATTTTGAAGACAGTCAGAATTTACAGATGAGCGATGAAGATTATCGCAAGCTTGCTCAGTGGATTCAAAGAACGAATAAATATCTTAAAGAGGCGGGGATTCTCGGTTGGGATGCCGCTCGCTATGTGCAACTTGTGCGCTTAAGTTTTGTGGCGGGATATCTGGACGACAATCAAGCTTGGGCGGCGGTTTTAAAACTGGCTCCTCTGGTCGAGGGTCACTTCACAACCTGGATGGAATTTTCGCAAAGTTTTCTTATCGGTCGAACATTCTGGTCCGGCTCCGACGATCCGCAAGTAAAAGGCATTTGTGAAAAACTTCTGGGGCATCCGGCAAGTCCTTGGCAATTTATCTCTTGGACTTAAGCGGTCGTTGTACGACGTAGGTCTAGAATATTCTTTGCTGTCTCAAGTTTAAACGTTTAATTCCGATACATACCTCGTGGATGCCAGGATGGTGTCCTCAATACACACACGGAGGTGTGGAATGGAAAAAATCAGCGGCATTCTTCCGGCAAGCCCGAGAACACGTGCGGTCGATACTTCAAACTCTCAGCCGGCGCGTCCCGGAGCTTTAGCTCTTGGTCGTCCTATGGGAAAAAATTCTCTTGGAGATCGCATCACTCTCAGTAAACAGTTGGAAGAACTTAGAGCCACAGGACAGCTTCCTGAGCCCGAAGCAGCACCTGTTTATAAAAACCCTACTGAAGTAAAAAAGCTTAAAGTGATCGAAGATCTGAACTCAAAATTCTTCGCAAACCCGAAAGGCATTGCGCGCGAAGGGGATATGACAAAATCCGAAGAAGCTTTGACGAAGACGGCTGACAATGAAGGTCTTTTCTATGTTGAAAAAGAACTGCGCCCTCAAGCCGAAGCGCCTTTAAATCAAATACAGGCAAAATAATTGAGCCTATCTTGACATCTGCCGCCCTGAACACACGTTAGGGGCGGAGGTCTCATGGAATCCGCGTTGTCTTCCTGGAAGGTCGTTCGTGCGACTTGGCTTACACAGAGGCCTCATCGTTTCGCGTGGTTTGTTGCCGCGTGGAGTGTCTTTCTTATTCTATTAGCGAGTACATTTTATTGGAACAATTATCTAGGCGCCGCCGAGTGGATGCCGGCTTCTTTTCAAGCTGTCTTTAAGCAAGGTCAATATTGGCGATTGTGGACGACTCTTTTTGCGCACGCCGATTTAGGGCATCTTCTTTCGAACTCACTTCTCTTTTTTATTTTTGGATATTTTTTAAATGGTTATTTCGGAGTGTTGGTTTTTCCTCTGGCGGCTTTGGTTTTCGGCGGTATCACGAATGCTCTAGTACTTTCCACTTATCCTCCCACCGTGAAACTGATTGGTGTATCAGGGGTTGTTTATTGGATGGGCGGGATGTGGCTTGTTCTTTATCTGCTGCTGGATAAACAGCGAACATGGGTGCAGCGAATTCTGCGCTCGGTGGGTGTCGCTTTAGGTGTTTTTATGCCGTCCACCGCATTTGATCCGCAGATCAGTTATCAAGCGCATTTCGTAGGATTTCTGTTGGGAATTGTTTGCGGATTTCTTTATTACTTCCTGCGCCGAAAAACTTTTGCGGCCGCTGTCGTGACTGAAACCCATTATGAAGAGCCGGAAGTAAAAATCGAAAAAGCCGAAACCGAATGGGACAACTAGTTTTCCTTTTCCAAAAGAAAGCCGTTTTCCTCTAAAGAGCAAATCCGGTAAAGTCCGGCAAATTTGCGTTGACCGTCTGAAGCACGTGTCGTGACAACAACATAATCTAAAGAAAGCTGAATCAAACGACGGATCGCTTGCAGGCTCCATTGCGGAGCTCCCATCTGAATCAGCATCTCCAAACGAATCAATGCTTGAGCCGCGTCCTGCGCATGAAGAGTCCCGAGACTTCCAGAATGGCCCGTCGCCAAAGCCATCAAAAAATCTTTGGCTTCAGCACCGCGAATTTCACCCATCACAATACGATCGGGACGCAAACGCAAAGATCTTTTCACCAACTGAGTTTGGTCGACGCTGGGTAAAACTCCTTGCGGGTCTTCCCGAGTTAAAAGTTTCATGCTGGCTTTATTCGGAAGAGCGATTTCAGGCGTGTCTTCAATCACGACAAGCCGCTCGTTATCGGGAAGCAGATTTAAAAATGAATTTAACACGGACGTTTTGCCGGAACCTGTTGAACCGATAACAAGAATGTTCTTGCGCTTGTCAATCAGCTCGCGAAAAACAGAAAGTTTTTCGTCAGAACACCACGATCTTTCCGCGAGTTTAGAAAATGTCCAAGGATTTTTAGGATGCCGTCGCAATGACAAGTGAACTGAAGCTTGCGTAAGATCTGCCCCGATAAGGCTTAAGCGAAAATCCAGAAAGCTTCCGTCGGCAGAGGGATGCTCTTTAGTGATATGTGTTTTCGCTTCATGGCAAATTCGGTCCACGCAGTTGCGGAAGCTCAAGTCAGAGAAAAAGAAGTCAGGGTGCTGGGTCAGGCGGCCGTTCTTTTCAAGCCAGATTTTGTCAGGCCCGTTAACAATGATTTCTGTGATCTCTTCATCTTGGAAAAGCTCAGACAAGGGGCCCCAGTGATTTAGCTCTTGCAGAAGGCGGTTCTTGACCGGAGCATCCGCCCTCTCCGTGTGCTTTAAAATAATCTGACTGACTTTTTGCGAACGCAACGTCTGTGCTTCTTCCGGAGAAAGCATAAATTCATTCAAGGGAAGTTTTTGAATATCTTCTTGGATATAATCATAGAGTTTCTTGGCTGCGGAAATCATTGAAGTCCATCCTTAAGATGTGTTGGATTCTCGGAACTTTCTTCGCCATCTTTGAGAATTGTGGGGCGAACAAAAATAACAAGCTCCGTCCGATTTTCGCGAAAATCCTTGCTTGAAAACAGAGGCCCCAAGATCGGCAGGCGCGATAAAAAGGGCAGACCTTCCGACTTATCGCTGTCTTCGTTTTTCAACAAACCGGAAAGAGCAATCGTCTTGGGTTTCGATAAGTCAAAATGGCTGGAAACTCGGTTGGTAAGAACGCCGGGAATATCGTCGACAGCGGTGGACTTGTCCAAGGTTGAAACTTCCGTATCGATGGACAAGCTGATTCTTCCCGCGGAATCCGCTTTTGGTTTTACGCGCAAAAGAATTCCATAACGCTTCCATACGATATCTTGAATTTTATAATTCATGATCTTGATGGGGAATTCTCCTCCGGCCAGGAATTCAGCTTCTTTGCCGCTGCGACAAAGAATATTGGGGCTGGCAAGAATTTTGGCTGTGCCGTTGCCTTCAAGGGCCGTAAGATCAAAAGGAAGGTTCGAACCCTCCACTTCGCCATTTTGCAAAACCTGAGCTGAATAACTCGAAGGCCAGCGCAGACCATACTTTAACGAAAAATCTTTGCGAATTTCCGCGACTGTGATTTGAACTTTAATGGTCGGCGCAATGTCGAGGCTTGTTTCGTCGCGCAGAACGTGGATTCCAAAAGGCGCTAGAATTTTCTGATATCTCTTTACCAAGACTTCGTTGGCATTCACGCGGACTTCCGCATGCGGTTCAAACAAAACTGTTTGCGGGGGCAGCTTGGTGCGCTCAAAAAGGTTTTCAAAGTATCTTTCCGCCGCCGCTTTCACGGCTGGTGCAAGCATTGCGCGCATTTGATAAGTCACGGTATGATCCAGAGCCAAAGAACGCAGCTTAAGCCAATCTTGAAAACGGTAGAGCTGTCCGCTGATAAGAAGATCGCCCTCGGCGAGAGTCGCTTGCAAGCCGACGATGTTTTTGACGTGAGCTTCAAAGGCGGCAAAAGCATTCGTTTTCGTCGGATGTACGACCTGAACGTAAAATGTATCCGAACCTGTTTTTATAAGGGTCGTACCTTCGCGCAAACCGCGAATGACAAGGGAAGAGCCCGCACCCTCCGCTTTAAGAATGTCGCGATCCTGAATCCATACGGATGAGTTTCCAGAGACGGTGATTCTCCGACTGTCGCCTAAAGCTAAAAGAAGTTTTTTCGGTTGGGCAAAAGCGGGAATAGTAAGAAAGAAGAGAAGCAAAAAGTTTTTCATGCTCTCTGGCGAAAGCAAAAGGAAGGACAGTTTCCCGAAACTTCCTTTTGCTATGAAAGTTCATGGTTCGGACGCTGACTATGAGCCGACGGGCAATTCAAAGAAAACCATCACGCCCTGATCTGTATTCTTAAACTGCAGCGAGGATTGATGCGATTTAAGAATCGACTGACAAATGGTCAAACCTAAACCTGTGCCGGAAGAATGGTGCATAACATCTTCGTCGATATAAAACGGCTTCATGATTTTGTCCATG
This region of Bdellovibrio sp. 22V genomic DNA includes:
- a CDS encoding ATPase, T2SS/T4P/T4SS family, with translation MISAAKKLYDYIQEDIQKLPLNEFMLSPEEAQTLRSQKVSQIILKHTERADAPVKNRLLQELNHWGPLSELFQDEEITEIIVNGPDKIWLEKNGRLTQHPDFFFSDLSFRNCVDRICHEAKTHITKEHPSADGSFLDFRLSLIGADLTQASVHLSLRRHPKNPWTFSKLAERSWCSDEKLSVFRELIDKRKNILVIGSTGSGKTSVLNSFLNLLPDNERLVVIEDTPEIALPNKASMKLLTREDPQGVLPSVDQTQLVKRSLRLRPDRIVMGEIRGAEAKDFLMALATGHSGSLGTLHAQDAAQALIRLEMLIQMGAPQWSLQAIRRLIQLSLDYVVVTTRASDGQRKFAGLYRICSLEENGFLLEKEN
- a CDS encoding MinD/ParA family protein; amino-acid sequence: MRNMNVFDMYRTRTISVTSGKGGVGKTTLVANLALSLAQKGKKVLILDGDLGMANVDILFGVKTCGNVHDIISGRKEMKDILTEVSKDVFLIPGGSGVVEFNNMNHFERRAMVEAVSSLPLGFDYLLIDTAPGIAENVLFLNSAAQTVSVVITPDPASFADAYALIKVLNKQYKVNRFSIICNQVKDEAEGLSLYQRFNDVVNKFLYIGLDYWGSVPNDVVLRKANQMQRLIVRHDIGAESSKAIRQICNHVEKSSKQIETTGGMQMFWDQVVGFA
- a CDS encoding polyhydroxyalkanoic acid system family protein codes for the protein MPKFTIDHQSTQNVEEAYQKIKEFLSNDQDIRRFDPKIQCSFNESAKSAALKGSQFKADMAVVSSGTGCKVSVTVDLPLMLTPFKGKVQETLQRKLAKYLA
- a CDS encoding rhomboid family intramembrane serine protease translates to MESALSSWKVVRATWLTQRPHRFAWFVAAWSVFLILLASTFYWNNYLGAAEWMPASFQAVFKQGQYWRLWTTLFAHADLGHLLSNSLLFFIFGYFLNGYFGVLVFPLAALVFGGITNALVLSTYPPTVKLIGVSGVVYWMGGMWLVLYLLLDKQRTWVQRILRSVGVALGVFMPSTAFDPQISYQAHFVGFLLGIVCGFLYYFLRRKTFAAAVVTETHYEEPEVKIEKAETEWDN
- the aspS gene encoding aspartate--tRNA ligase produces the protein MKFVKELKRTNYCGSLGLPQVGQKVVLMGWVDVRRDHGSLVFIDLRDREGIVQVVLDPNKAETSAAKNLRGEFVLAVEGVVRARPEGMKNAKIKTGEVEIEATRCEILNESAVPPFQTDDDNVNEMLRLKYRYLDLRSPRLTRHLMVRHKVAQLVRRFLSENGFIEVETPILYKSTPEGARDYLVPSRVNPGHFYALPQSPQTLKQLLMISGYDRYFQIARCFRDEDLRADRQPEFSQIDMEMSFIDQEDIMQMNEKLLRTIWKEIKGVDVGDIPRMTYQEAMDRYGIDKPDTRFGMEIKDLKAVVTGSGFKVFDDVLSRGGIVRGIAVPKGGTFSRGQFDKLTEVAKRGGAKGLVWIKSEADGTYSSPVSKFFNNEKLAEIFKTVGAQSGDAALVVADEFDTACASLSTLRLHLGKELNLIDTSKDKFLWVIDFPLLEYSPDEKRWVARHHPFTSPKDEFAQDLLNNNEAVLGKMLAKAYDLVCNGYEMGGGSIRIYRNEIQQAMFRLLGMSPEETQHKFGFFLEALKYGTPPHGGIAWGMDRLVMLLCETDAIREVIAFPKTAKATDLMADCPSEVSRDQLAEVGVRLSNLAEKHLEDLKKS
- a CDS encoding DUF4097 family beta strand repeat-containing protein produces the protein MFKKILFGIGALFFVLTGGLILIMGYVFNNPDSVFNAFHSVTDKLMQGQKYEENGEFFLQGISKLGFETRNVEIDVQTHNGPTLKVLLEGKVPRFEQGPFILQTADSESVNIRFQEPLASHWIQMNVNGQEVTQDSNAKLKAHVYLPSSFKGHILISTRSGNIKLSLPEQELYELDLQTVSGKIDNTLVAKAAPGVSPDQVGHIKVTSEEGSITVEPSH
- a CDS encoding FliA/WhiG family RNA polymerase sigma factor produces the protein MGKNAALLKKYKEEPRKLAANQKDDLIKEYAPLIKFIAQKIAVRLPSNIELDDLISAGVIGLMDAIEKYDSTRDNKFKTYAEFRIRGAILDELRAQDWVPRSIRDKAKLLDKTMVQLEADLGRSPTDEEVAKALNVSIDEFHDLVNQVRPVSLLPIDQATTFSNTDKKSIMDILEGSRTNSPFNQLNVKNIKEVVAQAIEELPERQRLVLSLYYYEDLNLKEIGQVLRVTESRVSQLHAQAVARLRAKLAATIGAGELEVA
- a CDS encoding transporter substrate-binding domain-containing protein; this encodes MKAIWVLILIVLHTLLSFAETSTTTETPLKDITFITMEIPPFMSESMPEQGAATYAMKETFKKLGYNFKVRFVPIMRTRTVGFDPSVTGFFPSFKDDDFLRGMVLSKTVYDTPWVIVERKDKPIHWEKPEDLAKYKGGNVNGYTIRSLLRTVHKQKKLNLETAPNDALNVLKLANKRVDYIFIDAGVFKFLAAADPRVKQVADSLQINPKIVMMNHYGAAFKTDPANQKIMEEFNKHADSTEFTLLVEKYFREKMK
- a CDS encoding RNA polymerase factor sigma-32 codes for the protein MAKTKAKTSTPKSKTSKEKAEPASSKAASTRGAKKKVEPRNVVAEIVEDPHHEDVHPSTEAEKAYAVSNADEDLDINESLEDSKSLAIAGSSKAITSADPLVMYLNEIRRYKVLSKEEETAIAKRYFESKDPEAAQALVKANLRFVVKIAAEYSKFGAKMIDLIQEGNVGLMHAVREFNPYKGARLITYAVWWIRGYIQEFLMRQYSMVRIGTTQNQRKLFYQLQKEKEALDAMGIEPNTALISSRLGIPEDEVRDMAMRMSGRDLSLDRPIDEDSGTSLGDMQRDSSQQPLDEVLAKEEQLEILKKKIEEIRPELSEREKIILDERILNDDPLTLQEIGEKYKITREAVRQMEVRVMKKIKAKMEEDDK
- a CDS encoding thioredoxin family protein — translated: MSHPLFSAMNMEQLRPATFDQRLSENANDLVAVFFWGHDCPNCEVAKKMLFQDVELVTALRFKWFHVNTYEDFDLATRFGLHGIPTFLFFYQGKKLGKISPFPGMEPFMVALRDLKSKYSP
- a CDS encoding DUF1266 domain-containing protein: MQRILPETALEMKMMCLGAAFIEENQVLDELFQVVGSDLIDGQELSEEQREQILNEIGEYFFRLDMNYGPDIKADCIEILEDFWGVRDTKSAEQTLENIRTQGHRTKFNVLRSVLPADGSMDAVSLDKFKQIFCFDFEDSQNLQMSDEDYRKLAQWIQRTNKYLKEAGILGWDAARYVQLVRLSFVAGYLDDNQAWAAVLKLAPLVEGHFTTWMEFSQSFLIGRTFWSGSDDPQVKGICEKLLGHPASPWQFISWT